Part of the Paenibacillus kyungheensis genome, TACAGTTATCGTGAACGTACTTCGCCTTGTTGGAGTATCTGCTCCAGAACGTATGTAATCGTCAGATATTGTCGTAAATCTAGAACGTTATATCTCAAAACACGCAAAACTTCCGATTTTTTGTAAAAAACTTGATTTTTGCTGATAAATAGGTTTTACTTAACTCAGCATTTTGCATTTTTTGTGCGAAAAAACGTGAATAATAAAGCGTGAAAATGGATCCGAGAGGAAGTGTCCGTAAGTGAGTACACCGCAAGAATTAAAAATCGATCCGGAAAAGGTACACGAAATTCCGATGGTAGATTTGGCTGTTGCTATTTTGAAAAAAATCAATACGCCTCTATATTATCGTGACCTTATGAAGGAAGTTGCAGAACTACGTGGCTTTACTAAAGAACAAACTGATGAGTATATCGCTCAACTATATACTGAAATTAATGTAGATGGACGTTTTGCATGTGTAGGTACTAACCTATGGGGTCTTAAACGTTGGTATCCGCTTGAGCGTGCAGAAGATCCAATCGCGAATGCGAAGCGCCCTCGTATCATCAACGATGAAGAAGATGATGATATCGAAGACGAAGAATTCAACAACGAAGATGTTGTTGATGCAGATGAAACAGAAGATGAGAACTACGATGCAGTAGACGAAGATTCTGATGATATCTTTGTTGACGGCGAAGATGACGATGAAGACAAAGCTGATCTTGTTATCGACGACGAAGATGACGATGACGACGATGAAGACGAAGATGAAGAATATGTAGAAGAAGACAATAAAGAGTAATCTTGAATAAAGAACGATGAAAGTCTGCCTGTTTTAGGCAGGCTTTTTTTCTTGCGGATATGTCTTGACATGGTACAAAGATACAGAGTAAACTATTGCTTGGGCTTATCATTTAAACCTATAACTAAACGTATACGCATTTTCTCAAATGCTGTAATAAATAAAAGTGCCCCGTAGCTACGGGTGTCACTTTTTTTGTTTTTTATAAGGAAAAGGGGCTGTGTAACCCCCCCATATATCGCCGGAATTTCTGGAAAATAATTAGGAGGTCATACAGTGGCAAAGTATATTTTTGTAACAGGCGGAGTTGTATCTTCACTCGGCAAAGGGATTACAGCAGCATCACTTGGTAGATTGTTAAAGAACAGAGGTTTGAAAGTAACGATTCAAAAGTTTGACCCGTACATCAATATCGATCCAGGTACGATGAGCCCTTATCAACATGGCGAAGTATTCGTAACAGATGATGGCGCAGAGACAGATCTAGATCTTGGACATTACGAGCGTTTTATCGATATTAACTTGTCCAAAAATAGTAACGTAACAACAGGTAAAGTATATTCCTCCGTAATTAGCAAAGAACGTCGTGGTGAATATTTGGGTGGAACAGTACAGGTTATCCCACATATTACAAATGAAATTAAAGAGCGTGTATTCCGTGCAGGTCGCGAATCTGGTTCTGATATTGTTATTACCGAAATCGGTGGTACTGTTGGTGATATCGAAAGCCTTCCGTTCCTTGAAGCGATTCGTCAGATCAAAAGCGATGTAGGTCGCGA contains:
- the rpoE gene encoding DNA-directed RNA polymerase subunit delta is translated as MSTPQELKIDPEKVHEIPMVDLAVAILKKINTPLYYRDLMKEVAELRGFTKEQTDEYIAQLYTEINVDGRFACVGTNLWGLKRWYPLERAEDPIANAKRPRIINDEEDDDIEDEEFNNEDVVDADETEDENYDAVDEDSDDIFVDGEDDDEDKADLVIDDEDDDDDDEDEDEEYVEEDNKE